GAAACGCTTTGCGCACACGTGAGTCCGCCCTCGCATAGTGAACACACGCATCCAGAACCTGTGGATCGTTGAGCCGATCCAAGAGTTCTTGCGCACCGCGAAAGTGTGTGGCGTATCGTTCCCGAAGTGTGTCTTCGTAGGCCTGCAACCGCCCCCGCGAGACATCCTGTGTCGCCAACGCGTTCAGTGCAACTTCGGCGGCCAATTGGCCACTCTCCAGCGCCAGCGCGATGCCTTCGCCAGTTAAGGGATCTACCAATCCGGCAGCCTCGCCGACGACTAGCACGCCATCGGCGCAGCATGGCACACCTGGAAAGTCAGTGCGCAATGGATAACCCTGTGGTTTGCCGACAAGTCGAGCACCCTCTAGGCGCGAACTGCATAGTATGCGGTCAAACGCTCGACGCATCTCCCGGCTGGTATCTTGTGTGCCCGAGCTATTGATCATGATACCTACGCCTACGTTGGCCGACTGCGCACTTGTAGGAAAGATCCAGGCGTAACCTGGCAGCAATTCGCGGTCTATGAAGACTTCCAGTGTTGCATCCAAGCCCGCGATGTTCTCGACGTAGCCACGCATGGCCAGTGCTTTCGGGCGATCGCCATTCACCAAGCCGAGTGCTTGCGAAAGCTTACGGCTCGCGCCGGTGGCGATGATGATTAGGCTGGATTCAATCTCCACTGCCCTAGTCGAGTTTTGAGTGATCAGTCCTTCGATCCGGCCGTCATGCAATATGGGTATAGTTGCCGCGTAACCGGGCATAAATCGCGCACCAGCTTGCGTCGCGTGTTGGCACAGCGCATTGTCGAGTTCACGCCGCGGAAGAACAAGGCCAATTCTTAGCTCGTCGTTCGTGCGCAGCGTGTGCAACGCCTGTGGCTCATCGTAATTAGAGACACACACTTGGGTGAATGCACACCCATGCTGGTGTACGAAGTCTCCTAGTCCCATGACTTCCAGTAATTGCACTGCGTGTGGTGTAAGTCCATCACCGCACGGCTTGTTGCGTGGGAAGTGAGATTTGTCTAGGAGTATTACGTCGGCGCCAGACCGAGCCAACCAATAAGCGGCTGCAGAACCGCTCGGCCCAGCACCGACGATGAGGACGTCACATCTGATCATCACTGACCTACGATGGGTAGATAAACCCTCGTCTCATTTTCTTTGCGGAGCTGTTCCCATACATCGCGCACATCCCAGCCGGCAAAGCGATCAGGGTTGACGCGATTCCACTCAATGATGATTGCATCACGCACAGCAGCGCTCGCGTTGCCAGCAACACCCTCAACCATCACCCGACGCGCGGTGGCGATTAACTCTGGCGAGAGCTTTACGCTCGGTGCATTTGGGTCAATCAGCGCGCGGAAGACGGGATCGAACTCGCGCCAGCCAGCGAGCACATCACTACGCAATTGAGCATTGCTCAGCACCAGCCATCCAACCTCAAACTGGTGCTCGTAGTAGATGCGCGCCCAGCGCTGTCCCGGGTTATGTGTGAAGACCTGGTCACGCAGCGCGCGCAGATTTGATAGTAAGCTCAGGCTGTCCATGCTTTCGCGGGCGGCGGTGACGGCGGCACACGCTGGACATTGTTCTGCGCGCGCTGAAGGTTTCGGATTTTGCGGCGTTGGCATTTGTAGCGCCTGGAAGGCGTTGACACGACCATAGCCATACATGGAATCCTTGCCCTTGGAGCCAAGATCGTCTGCAGAACCGCTCAGGATGTCGCGAACCTGTTCGTTGGTCAAGTTAGGACGTTGAGCCAGTAGCAGGCCAACCACGCCTGCGACGTGGGGCGCAGCCATCGAGGTGCCGCTCAATGTGTCGTGGTCGTTCTTCGGCACGGTGCTCATTATGCTGACACCCGGTGCCATCACGTCTAATCCGTTGCCTCGACTGGAGAAGGAGGCGATCTTGTCGTACTTGTCAGTCGCGCCGACGGCAATGACCGGATCATGTTTGGCTGGGAAGATAACGCTACCACCATTGTTACCCGCTGCAGCCACCACGGCCACACCTTTGTCGAAATGCGCATAGTTCACTGCGTCGGCGATTACCGATGAGCAACCTCCGCCCAAGCTCATGTTGATCACGCGTGCGCCCTGGTCGGCGGCGTAGCGAATGGCGCGGGCGATGTGGTCGGCATTGCACCGACCACTGCTATTGCACACCTTGAGCGGCAGGATACGCGCCTGCCACATCACGCCTGCCGTGCCGAAGCCGTTGTTGGTCTCTGCAGCGATGATGCCCGCTACATGCGTGCCATGGCCGTTGTCGTCAAGCGCGTCGTTGTCGTTGTTGACATAGTCCCAGTCAATGTCGGTGCGCACGCGCCCATCATTTAGGTCGTCGTGGGTGTAATACACGCCGGTGTCAATCACGGCGACCATGACACCCGTTATGCCAGTGAAGATGCCCCACGCTTCGGGCGCGTCAATATCGGCGTCGGCCGTGCCGCCGGTCTGGCCGGTATTGTGCAGACCGTATTGGCGTTCAAATAGTGGATCCGTGGCCGAAGCTGGATTTATGCCTTCACCTTTCAGCTCGAGCGCTGTTGATTGTATTTCGTAATTGGAGGCAGTATAGTTAACGCGCAATGTGGCACTATACGAGCCCAGTGTGGTAGGGGCAAACACTACAGAAACAGTGCACGATTGGCCAGGAGCTAGCTCAGCGCCGCAACTACCATCGCCGGGAAATAAACCACCAGCACCGAAGACGAATGGAGCGGACAGATTGCCTGTCAAATTTGTAAATGTAACCCGCCCCGTATTTATGATCGTGAAAGCGGTTGACTTGACCTGGCCGATGAGGGCCTTCCCAAAATCAAAAGATGGAGTATCTTTAAACTGAAGTGAATTGCGCGATACTACCTCTGACCCGCTTCCAAAATTCTCATTTGCAAACACTGTGTTCGTATCGACGCCATTGCGCTCATCCACACCGGTAAATCCGCTGCCAACCATACTAATCGCATTGCCGCACTTCCTTGTTGAGATCGGTGCATCCTTGAAAGGGCCTTTCACGGCTGAGCCCTGGTAGTTATAGCCGATATTGATGTTGTTATCTGGACGACGATGAAATCCAAAGGTATAACCTCCCAAGTTCTCCCCATGCCAAGTTATTCTGTTGTAGCCAGGAGCTGGAGTTCGCAGCTCCAAATGCAAGTGAGGCGAAAACACTTCTGTTCCCCCAGTCGTTCCTCCGACGAATCCAATGTGAAACCCTTGCGGAATTGGGTCACCAGGTTTCAGAAGCTGAATAGCGTCAGAGAATCGGTCGAGATGCCAGTACTCGGATATGAGTTGATCAGAATGCTTAATCTGCACGCGATTACCAATTCCGCCGGGGACATTAGGAGTAAATGCTACGAGCGTACCAGTCAATATTGAGTAAACTGGCCAATCGGAAACGTCATTCGTGGTAGTTCGACTAAAGTCAATCCCGGAGGCATCAGCAAGCGGTATTGGGGTGCACGGAATCGTTGTTCCTCCTCCATGTGGGCCACTAGTGTAGCGTTTGCTACCGGCGAATGGCATCTGTGCGCCCGTCAAGCGAGCCGCCAAGATGCTTGGAAAGCTTAAAGGATCAATCGAGAAATACTGCTGATACAACAGCTTAAATCGATCTGTCTGTTTATGCTTATCAACTCACGTTACGCAGCCAGTGTGACGGGCTGCAGCTGGCGCAGGGCGTCAAAAGCTGATTGAACGGCGTGCAGATACAAATGCGATTTCAAAGCAAAATGATTCAACTTGGATTTACGCTTGAGCATCTCGAGCTTGATGAACGCACACAAACTGGCAAAGATGTGATTGGTCTGCGTCGTGACCGTGTGGGCAGGCGAGCGTTCGAGCGCGGCATTCTGCTTGAGCGACTTGTGGAAGGGTTCGATCGTCCATCGTTTTTGATAGAGCGAGGTGATCCCATCGTAGGTGAGCGTGGTGTCGCTGGTGACCAGAAACAATACGCCGGTAGAGCCATCTTTGTTTGTAAAGACTTGCTTGGCCAAAAGCAGCGGGAAGCTCACATCTTCCAGATACACTGGCCGCACCGTGTTTGGTTCGATCACGACTTCATCCACACGCACGTAGATGCCGTGCCGCTTGTCGTCCGCGCTGAGTGCCACCTTGCGATTGGCCTTGAGCGGCATGACAAACTCCTTCTTCAGCTTGTGTTTGACGAAATTCATGTTGTCGGCCGCGGCAAACCACACATCGTTGAGCACGTATTTGAAGGGAATCTGGTTGATCACCGCTTGTTGCAGCATCATGCGGTAATACTCATTCTTGGTGATCGGACTTCGGCGCTTGGTCTTGCCACTCTTCTTGTCCACATACTGCTCGGTCTTGGCGATCAAGCGAAACTCCACTGGCAACGACAGCCCCCGACTGGGCACGTGATACAGCGCCGTCATCAGGTTGATGCCTTTGAGCACCTCGCCGCTGGTGTGATCATAGTGCCAGCACACGATGTCGTTCTCGTCGCTGTAGAGTTTCTCGCTGATCGTGTCGTCCACGATCAGCACCCCATCCTCACTTTGAATCTGCCGCACAAATCGCTTGGTCACCTGCCACAGTTCCGCACCTCCCCGCGTCCGGCCGCTCAGCGAGCGCGTGATTTGGTCATGACTGACGCTCCCTTCGACCAACTGTTCCAGCCCAGTCGCGGTGGCTTGTCCAAACGTGCACACCAGATAATCGCTATACAAATCGAGCAAGTCTTGTGCCATGTCGCCATTTTATGGTCGCGCAGTCAGTTCGCGACTGCGTAACGTGAGTTATCAAGATGAGAAGCCGTATTCTCATGCATTGAGTTTATGAGCGTGCTTAGGCCGCGAATTGCCGACGTTGGATTGCCAGTGGGAACACTTCGAATGCCAATACCGGGAAGCATAACTGACTGAGTAGATAATACCGAAGCAGCAGAATATTTTGGTGCTGCAGCATCCAAGTACTTTGCCACCCATTCAACCTGACTGCTAAAGCCATATGCGACTTCTGGCGTCAGGCCCATTGGCTGCTTGATTCGAGCAGCATCTGGACTTGCACTATCAATTAGCCCCGAGTAGAGTTCTATCAAAACCAGCAACACTTGAGGTGCGATTTCATACTTGAGTGCAATCGCCTGAATGACGTCTGCTGGTGTCGAAGCCAAAGCAAACGAGTCATCCTGCTCAAGATTCAGTAATGCAAGCGGGCTCGATCTACTTTCAAGAAAATCCTGGATATCCAGTTGCTCAAGAAGTGGTTCATGCCGGAAGCGGATATCAGCAATGATAGGGGTGAGTTCGCTAGGCAGATACTCATAGCTTGATGCTGGCTCAGGCAACTGTAACACATTCAACACGTAATTTGGCTCTGCATACACTACGTTCGGATCGAGTGAAAGCTTCTCAGCCGCGGCCATCACGTCAACGGTTGGAGCAAGGACGAGCTTGTAAACCTGTTCAAGGTCGGCGCTGGACGCAGAGACGCCTGCGAACAATGGCTCGGCTGCTGTAATGCCGTATTGCGCTGCCAGTATGTTCAATGAGGCCGCGCCTAAATCTACTCCTGTAGCCATGAGAGTGGGGGAAACACCGGACTTGAACTTGACCAGTATTTCGCCCGGCACATACTCGTTGGTAACCGAGGCTACTGAACGCGGTTGGGGGCCAGTTGCACCGAGAGCCATGATTAATACGAAAAGGCTGAGGAAGATTCTTGGAATCCGCAAACGCTGTGTGCACATTTTGTCCTCCTGCTCTGTCAAGCGATTGTGCTAATTGCCCATTCCTTGCTTGATAGTTCATCTCCGGATCATTGGTAGCGAATTCTGTTTAAATGAGACTCCGGAATAGATGCTGGCGCCGCCGCCGAACGTACCCACCCAAATTTGCCCCCAACGATCCTGCATCAACACAGTGACGCTGGTGGACGCTAACGCGCCGTTGCCCGTCGAGTAGGTCACCCATGCATCGTCGGCCTTGTTTGACAGGCTGGCGTTGTAATTCAAGGCACTCACGCCCCCGCCGTCTGTGCCGATCCAAACATAGCCCCCTCTGTCCACCATGACCGAGTCGGTGGCGTTACTGGCCAATCCGTCGGCCTGTTTGAACGTAACCCACAAACCGTTGCCAGCGCGGGTGCTTACGCCTTCGAGCGCAAGCGCAAACCAGGTATTACTCGCTGCGTCCACCACAATATCGCGAACAGCGTTGTAAGCGAGTCCGCTATTGCTCGTGTTGAAGACAGTCCATACATCGTCGTTTCGGTTGAACGGCGTGCCCCCATAGTTCAGCACTGCAGCGCCGTTTTGCGTCCCCAGCCAAGCCAGCACGTTGCTATCCAGCGCCACCGATGTGACGTAGGGATCGGGCAGCCCGCTGTTCGTGGTGGCGAAGGTAGCCCAGATGTCGTCGCCGCGCGACGTGAGCGATGTTCCAATGTCTACGACATTCAGACCGCCTTGCAAATATGAGCCGCAAGCGATCCAGCCGCGTCCAGCGCTGTCGATGATGATGTCGTTGACCTGATCGTGGGCTAGGCCGTTCGCGCTGGTGTAGACGATTGAAACGTCGTCTGATCGCCTAGTTGGCGTGCCGCGCGTATCCAGCACCATGAGGCCGCCTGCCGTGCCTATCCATAAGCGCCCCTTGCTATCCATGGCTAATGCACGGATGCCAAATGCCAACGGCCCGCTGGTGTCAGTATAGAGCGTCCACTCATCATCGCGCTTGTCGCGAGGCGTGAACCGATAGTTAAGGAAACTAAGACCGACTTCGGTACCAACCCACGCGCCCATACCGCCATCTACAATGGCATAAACTGAACTTGCAGGGATGCGGTTGCGTGTGTCATAGTGGTACTCCCCCGATATTTCGGACGCCTGGATAAGATACTGGTGACGATATGAGAAAGCCGAAATACACCCGAGAGTTCAAAGAGCAGGCAGTTGAGCTGAGCTACAGCAGTGACAAGAGCGTGGCGCAGCTGGCGGCTGATCTGGGCATAGCGACGAACATGCTGCATCGCTGGCGGCGCGAGTATCGCGACGGCATAGCCAGCAACGGCAAGCGTATCTTTCCGGGGCACGGACGAGCGCGGGATGAAGAGCTCAAGCGTCTGCGCAAGGCGTTGCATCAGGCGGAGATGGAGCGCGACATTCTAAAAAAGGCGGCAGCCTACTTTGCGCAGCACGCGAGGTGAGATTCGCATTCATCGCCGAGCAGGCTGAGGTCTACCCGGTGCGTGAGTTGTGCCGAATGATGCAGGTGTCGCCAAGTGGGTATTACGCCTGGCGCGGTCGGCCCACGAGCAAGCACCCGGCGGACGATGAACGGCTGCTGATGGAGATTCGACGCATCTATGCGGAAGGCCGCGGGACGTATGGCAGCCCGAAGGTGTGGGGTCAGCTGCAGGAAGAAGGCAAGCGACACTCACGAAAGCGAGTGGCGCGGCTGATGGCTGAAAACAAGCTGGTTGGGCGCACGCCGAAGCGTTTTGTGGTGACGACCAGAGCTGATCCCAGTCACACACCGGCACCGAATGTGCTGAACCGCGAGTTCCATGCCGAGCGGCCGAACCCGAAGTGGTTGAGCGATATCACGCAGATCCCGACCGACGAAGGTGATGTGTATCTGGCGGTCACGTTGGACCTGTTCAGCCGGATGGCGGTGGGCTGGGCGATGGATGACAACATGGCCGCGACGCTGACCGGCCGTGCCTTCGAGATGGCCGTATGTCGCCGACAGCCGGATCTGGGCGTGCTGCATCACTCCGATCGGGGCAGTCAATACACCGATGGTGGCTTTCGTGCTGATCTGCGGCGGCAGGGCTGCATCGAGAGCATGAGCCGTAAAGGAGACGTTTGGGACAATGCGCCAATGGAGTCGTTCTTCGCGCAACTCGAGATCGAGCTGCTGCAAGGGCGGCGCTTCGCAACGCGTGGTCAAGCCATGCAGGAGGTGTTCGACTACATCGAGATCTTCTACAACCGCATCCGCATCCACTCAAGCCTGGGCTATCTCAGCCCGGCTGAATTCGAACGACGCTGGCAAAGGGAAACTGTTTAAGGTGTCCGTACGATCGGGGCAGGTCCACTTCGCAGCGGCGTTTTACCGTCATATGTCGTGTTGGTCGGAGCGCTCACGCCCGACACCGTGTTGACCGAGATAATCTTATTGGCTACATCGAATGCAAAATTGAGTGGCGCGATGACTTGGGTGCCTGAAATCGTGAGGTTTGTTCCCCCTAGCTCCGCCGTGAATGTGTCGTTGAACAGGCTCCCCACATATTCTGGGAATTCTTCTGAGAAGAATGCGAAGTCAAAGCTTGCGCAATTGGCGTTGGCCGGGGCAACCAGCCTCAAGTCCAACTGAACCAGGTCGTTGCCTTGCGAATTATTCAGGCCATCCAGAGCGAAGCTCAGGTTGCCCTGGTTATTCGGCCATTCGGCTGCCTGAGCCCAGCCTGTAGAGAGGATCACGAAGCTATTCCCTGAAGCAGGTAAGTGGAAACCTAGAGGTGATTGGCCAATACCGATTCCACGCGGATCGCTGCCGTTGAATGAACCTGTTATGAAGTGGACGGCAGGAATATCCATGGCTAAGGCCAGCGCGGATGGGGTCGTGTTTGTAATGATCGTGGCAATCCCAAAAGTTGTCTGCAGCGCCTCTGCGGGCACAGGGCGCAATTCGGGTACATCGCGTCCTCTGTCCTCTGGCTCGAACGTAGCACTTGGTGGCGTAGTGGAATCGGCAACTAAGCTGGCCTCGGTAGGCGCAGCCAGAAGGGCAACCAACAAAAACGCGCTTGCGAATGTCACCAGATGCAGCTTAGAGTCGAGTCTCTTCACGGCGATTGCCCTCCATTTGTAAAGTGAGTCGAAAGCCGACTAGACCATCTACTTCCTAATCACCGCTAATGCGTCAACGAACAACAGCCGGCAGATAAGCCCCGAAACGTCGTCCTAACAAAGCAAGCTCGCTGAGGTGACACACCGTCACGACATACCGGTGAGCGACGACGTCGAGGTTTCGGTATCGCAGGGATACAGGGCAAGATTCGTAGATGTCCCGCCATTCATTACCAGCCACGTCGTGGTAATGCAAGGCAAGCGATTGTTCGTTCAAACCACGAACAAGCGTCGGCGAGTAGCTCACCGTGAGCGTAATCGGTGCGCCGAAAGCGAACCCGGGCGCCGGCACATTCGCGATGAGCGCGGTCAGCCTGAAGCTAACGACAGACTGCTGGTTGTTGGGCAGAGATGTCGTGGGCGACACCATCGGTTCGAATCGGAGTTCGGTGGTCTGGGACACCGCCCCTAACGGTACATTGATCGTTACGCTGTTGCCGAAGTAGTCTTCGAAATCGGCACTCGTCGGCGCGTTGACCAGGAGGCTAGCTTCCTGCGTATAGTGCTGCAGATTGAAATCTATATGCTCCCATGTAGGGCTGTTCGGGCGATAGAACAGCGGCAACGAAGGCACATCGTTGGCGAACTCGTTGATGACCGTTGCGTAGTGCACCTTGCGTTCTGCTTGCGGGCGGGACGTGTCGGCTGCCAACTGAATCGCCGCCGAGGCAATTGGATTGCACCACCCCATGTAGTTCTGTCCAGCCCAGCCGTTGTCGGGAGAGGGGATCTGGTCGCAAGAGAACAAGGACCGTCCTCCGGGGTCTTCCTCGCTCACCCAGGCGAACGCAGCGGATTCGAAGTCGCGCACCCGCAGTCCTGTCGCTCTTCCGAAGAAAACGCTGCCGGGAACGTAGTTGGGCAACACCTGGATGCCACACGCCCGCATCTGATTACTCCAGACCGAAAGATACGTCTGGCGATAGGGCGCGTTGGATGAGGTTATGCCGAAGGTCAGCATCCTGCCGTTCCTGGTGCGATAGGTGGCGCCTGGTTGAAGCGTCCATCCTGCCGCTTCGAGCACACTCATGCCTTGCGCGGGGTTGTAGTTGTAGATCACTGCCGGCGTAGTGAAAGCCCAACTTGACGAAATGATGAACGTCTCGGCAATCAGAGCCTGTCGCTCCTGTGGCGTCAGTGGTGAGTGCACTGATTCAAGTAGCGCGCCTTTATCCGTGCAATATGCGATGGCGCGCCGGACGTTCACATCGCTCAAAATCGGATGTGGTTGCGGTGTGATTGTGCTAACGCCGTTCGAACGCGCTGGCGCGACTGAATAGGCGGGTCGAGTAACACTCAAACTAGAGGATAGGGCGAGCAACGTTCCACAGCAGATCAGAGCGATAGTTCGCATCATCTTCCGTTCTCCTGCAATGCACATAGGGGTGAGGCCACCACTAGATTCATTTAACGCACCAGTACAGGTAAGTAGAGATACACGTTCTTTTGCACGTCGTAGACCTCGCCAGTCGTGAAGGGCAACCCAGCTAGAGGATTCCCACCTGGGTTGGTAACCACAGCAGTGGTAGACACATCCAGCCGCAGCGTTCCGCTGTTGCTGCCGGTGTTCACGGTCACGGTGTAGACGGCGCCAGAATCTATCCCACTCTGGTCAAACATACCCCTCCTTCATCAAGTGACGCTAGCACAACCAACCGAACAACCACTGTCCCCAACTCAAGCATACGCCCCCTGTCATGAACTTTTGTTTACGCCCTGCGGATACCTCGCCCGAACTTGACGCGCGTTTGGGTGCGCACACCGTTGCTCCCCTTGCCCCGCGTCCGATCGTTGCGCATCGCCGCCGTGCAAATTCCACACGGGCTGCGATGCCGCCCGCATCCAGAACTATCCTCAATCCTATGCAAACGGCGAAATCCGGTGTTTAATTTTCAGCAGATTCCGGTCGCAAGGCGGATTAACTCACACCGAAACAGGGGGCGCTGATGTCACTCTTCACTCCGGCGGACGAAGCGGAACTGGCCCAGGAGGTCGTCGCGACGACGCTGGCCGGCGCGCTGCACGTCCACGGCAGCCAGAAGGCCCTCGCCCAAAGCGCCGGCATCACGCCGGTGTTCGTGAACAACATCGTCAAGGGCAAGCGCATGCCCAGCCCGGCCATGGCGCGCCGGATCGCGCCGCTCCTGCCGCTCTCCGGTGCAGCGCAGGCCGCCTGGCTGGATCACGTCGAGCGTTACTGGGCCGCGCGCCAGCAAGTAGCGCATGCTGCATGTGCCGCCGTCAACCAGGACGCCGCCGCCGTCGTCCGGGAGCTGGTGGCTTGCCAGGAGGCCAGCTTCACGACCGATCCGCTGGCCGTGCGGTACGCCTGGGCGCGCGCGGTCCAACTCGGCGAGGCCATCGAACCCTTCCTGCGTCGCCGGGCGCACGCCCCGCTCTATCTCCATTTCTCCGACGTCATGGTCGAGGCATACAGCATGCTGGGCCGGCACGTCGAGGCACTCGGCATCGCCCGGCGTAAGCAGCACGTTGTCAACCTGATGGAGGCCTCGCCCTACGCCTTCGGCCTACGGGCCTGCCGCGAGAAGTTCGAGGAGGACAAGGTCAACGCCTGGCGTATGCAGGTCGTTGCGATGAACGAGCTGGGACTATACCGGGAGGCGTATGAGCTGTCGCTGGCGATCGAGGCCAATCCCTTCTACGCGCGCAATGCCGACTTCTGGGCGCCGCTGCTGACTGACGTGGGATCGCCTGAAGGCCATGGAGCGACGGCCACACGCTGGCGTGCGCGAAGCGCGCCGCATGGTGCACGCGGCGTGGCATGGCTGCGACCGGCGCACCGACAAATTGCAGCTGCTGTGCCACATGCTGTTGGGTCGCGCCTACGCCAACTTTTGCTTGAGCCGAGATAACGAGAAGGAAGCACGCGCCGTGCTAAGTCGTTACCTTCCGACGCTCGACCAGATACCGCATTGTGGTGTGCTTCACAAGGTGCTCTTCCTGCGCACTTGGGCGCGAACGTTGCGCGCGCAGGGCGAATGGGACGCGTGGCACGCGACGGTCGGCGACGCCCTGACGTTGGCGCAGGAGGCCGGCCTGGCCAACGAGGTCGCCGCGATCCAGCACGAGCACGGCGACGCGCTTGAGTCGGCAGCCTAGCCTTCCGGATGGGCGTGCGGCGCGGCGGAGCATGCGGCTTCTGTGAGCGTCGCGCGCTCCGCCGCTCCCCTGGCCTAGTTCGAGTGTAAGCCCGTCGTCATGAACTTTTGTTTACGCGCCGCGCATCGCAAGCGCGAACGCCGAATTCAGTGGTTTAATTCCCACACGCGGATTTCGGTCGGCCACGACTTCGCCCACCAACCTGCCTGCTATTTCGACGAAGCAAAAACCACTGCCATCTTGAGACATCCTGCGCCGGCGCTGACCGACAAAAAGAGGTGAACTCGAAGCAATTCTCAGTGTGAATGAGGGGGTGAACCCATGGGCAGCACAGCGGACTGGTCCTGGATCAACGAAGAATTGCGCCAGCGCGGCATGAGCCGGACGAAGCTGGCACACCTGCTCGGCGTCAGCACGCCGGCCGTCTCGAAGTGGATCAAAGGCGAGCAGAACCCGAACTACGAACATCTGCCGCTGCTGGCCGCGCTGTTCGCAGGCGGTGACCTCAACCGGCTCTATCACCGCGCCGGCTTCAGGTGGGGCGAGATGCTGCAACACCTCGACGCGCAGGCCAGAGGCACGGGCATTCGACCGGCCGCCACTTCGCACGGCCAGGACGACCTCGTTACGCTGCACTTCCCCTCCGAGGCGCTGCAGGCGCAGGACGCCGTGACAGCGACGTTGACAGCGGAGAGCGTGCTCGCATCCAACGCACTGTTGCGACAGGCCAATCGCTTCGCCGAAATGCGCGACCAGTCCAAGCGACTGATCGCCCGC
The window above is part of the Candidatus Roseilinea sp. genome. Proteins encoded here:
- a CDS encoding transposase, which codes for MRKPKYTREFKEQAVELSYSSDKSVAQLAADLGIATNMLHRWRREYRDGIASNGKRIFPGHGRARDEELKRLRKALHQAEMERDILKKAAAYFAQHAR
- the tnp gene encoding transposase codes for the protein MRFAFIAEQAEVYPVRELCRMMQVSPSGYYAWRGRPTSKHPADDERLLMEIRRIYAEGRGTYGSPKVWGQLQEEGKRHSRKRVARLMAENKLVGRTPKRFVVTTRADPSHTPAPNVLNREFHAERPNPKWLSDITQIPTDEGDVYLAVTLDLFSRMAVGWAMDDNMAATLTGRAFEMAVCRRQPDLGVLHHSDRGSQYTDGGFRADLRRQGCIESMSRKGDVWDNAPMESFFAQLEIELLQGRRFATRGQAMQEVFDYIEIFYNRIRIHSSLGYLSPAEFERRWQRETV